A region of Sugiyamaella lignohabitans strain CBS 10342 chromosome A, complete sequence DNA encodes the following proteins:
- the TMN3 gene encoding Tmn3p (Protein with a role in cellular adhesion and filamentous growth; similar to Emp70p and Tmn2p; member of Transmembrane Nine family with 9 transmembrane segments; localizes to Golgi; induced by 8-methoxypsoralen plus UVA irradiation; GO_component: GO:0030137 - COPI-coated vesicle [Evidence IDA] [PMID 14562095]; GO_component: GO:0005794 - Golgi apparatus [Evidence IEA]; GO_component: GO:0005794 - Golgi apparatus [Evidence IDA] [PMID 14562095]; GO_component: GO:0000139 - Golgi membrane [Evidence IEA]; GO_component: GO:0016021 - integral component of membrane [Evidence IEA,IEA]; GO_component: GO:0016021 - integral component of membrane [Evidence ISM] [PMID 12192589]; GO_component: GO:0016020 - membrane [Evidence IEA]; GO_function: GO:0003674 - molecular_function [Evidence ND]; GO_process: GO:0006878 - cellular copper ion homeostasis [Evidence IGI] [PMID 20681974]; GO_process: GO:0001403 - invasive growth in response to glucose limitation [Evidence IMP] [PMID 18178563]; GO_process: GO:0007124 - pseudohyphal growth [Evidence IGI] [PMID 18178563]; GO_process: GO:0007034 - vacuolar transport [Evidence IGI] [PMID 20526336]), with product MVMVCEGFYIPGWSIKSYKDGEKVPLFVNKVTSDTTQLPYAYYDLPFVCKPSKDAERVPLNLGEVLLGDRIWGSDYQIHQGKQVDCAELCTAKVDKAALERAHELVSSNYLVEWIVDNLPGATAFISVDRSKRYYASGFPLGVVDETTGKTYLNNHVSIILRYRESSRDKGRNVIVGFEVYPKSVSTDSKKCPGNNDKFQPYLIDPEKENDEIRFTYTVLWREDKTVEWADRWSLYFSYLTHSSKAPKVNSLHWLAIVNSLVIASLLTILVGVVLVRTLSRDIQSYKKISSKQGDDDLVGELDKDMLEEESGWKLVYADVFRPPVLSSVLSSLIGSGIQIFVMALATIGFACFGVLNPSYRGGLLSYALFIFAFAGGFAGFVTARINKYMGNEYHWSRSVWLTAVLAPASVLIIVLTLNLFVWSSASSSALPFGTIVALFSIWLLISCPLVVVGAIIGNKRQASPPPTRISAIPRQIPNNAGYNLVRSTPFAVLAGGLLPFAVIFVELVTIFQSLWLEKSGYYYMYGFFGVVFIVLVLTVVEMSILTTYILLNSEDYRWWWRSFLVGTGSAWWVFLYSIYYYFTKLNVDGFISALLFFGYTLLGCLAYGLVTGAIGFLSSYVFVFRIYNAIKAD from the coding sequence ATGGTCATGGTCTGTGAAGGATTTTATATCCCCGGCTGGAGTATCAAATCATATAAAGATGGTGAAAAGGTCCCTCTATTTGTCAACAAAGTGACCAGTGATACTACACAATTACCATATGCTTACTACGATTTACCGTTTGTTTGCAAACCTTCAAAGGATGCAGAGCGAGTACCTCTTAATTTGGGTGAGGTTCTGTTAGGAGATAGAATCTGGGGCTCTGATTACCAGATCCACCAGGGTAAACAGGTAGACTGTGCCGAGCTTTGCACGGCCAAAGTCGATAAAGCTGCCTTAGAGAGGGCTCATGAGCTTGTTTCGTCTAATTACTTGGTAGAGTGGATTGTCGACAATCTTCCAGGAGCTACTGCATTCATCTCAGTCGACAGATCAAAACGATACTACGCTAGTGGATTTCCTCTTGGAGTTGTTGATGAAACAACTGGTAAGACCTATTTGAATAATCATGTGAGCATCATATTGAGATACCGCGAGAGCTCTCGAGACAAGGGCCGCAATGTGATTGTTGGTTTCGAGGTTTACCCCAAGAGTGTGTCCACCGACAGCAAAAAGTGTCCTGGAAACAACGATAAATTCCAGCCATATCTGATTGATCCTGAAAAGGAGAATGATGAAATCCGATTCACATATACGGTTTTGTGGAGAGAAGACAAGACTGTAGAATGGGCTGATAGATGGAGTCTGTACTTTAGTTATTTGACTCACAGTAGCAAGGCTCCCAAGGTGAACTCCCTACATTGGCTGGCAATTGTCAACTCGTTGGTTATCGCTTCATTGCTCACTATTCTCGTTGGAGTCGTTCTTGTCCGGACTCTTTCCCGAGATATTCAAAGCTACAAGAAGATTTCGTCGAAGCAAGGAGATGATGATCTAGTTGGCGAGCTAGACAAGGATATGTTAGAGGAGGAGTCAGGTTGGAAACTGGTATATGCTGATGTATTCAGACCACCTGTATTGTCCAGCGTCCTGTCTTCATTAATTGGCTCTGGTATTCAGATCTTTGTTATGGCCCTGGCAACTATTGGTTTTGCTTGTTTTGGTGTGTTGAACCCTAGTTATCGAGGTGGATTGCTGAGTTAtgctttatttatttttgctttCGCTGGAGGCTTCGCTGGTTTTGTCACTGCCCGTATTAACAAGTACATGGGTAATGAATATCATTGGTCTCGCAGTGTATGGCTTACTGCAGTGTTGGCCCCTGCCTCGGTACTCATCATTGTCCTTACACTTAATCTGTTTGTCTGGTCAAGTGCGTCATCTTCTGCTTTGCCATTTGGCACGATCGTAGCTTTGTTCTCAATCTGGCTTCTGATCTCATGCCCTCTGGTCGTCGTAGGTGCCATCATTGGCAACAAGCGCCAGGCTTCTCCTCCTCCAACTCGTATTTCGGCCATCCCAAGACAAATTCCTAATAATGCCGGTTATAACTTGGTAAGAAGTACTCCATTTGCAGTTCTTGCTGGTGGACTACTACCTTTCGCTGTCATTTTCGTGGAATTGGTGACCATTTTCCAGTCTCTGTGGCTCGAAAAGTCTGGATATTACTATATGTACGGATTTTTTGGCGTTGTTTTCATTGTCCTGGTCCTCACTGTTGTGGAGATGTCGATTCTCACCACATACATCCTCCTTAATTCAGAAGACTACCGTTGGTGGTGGCGTTCATTCCTTGTTGGAACTGGCTCTGCCTGGTGGGTATTCCTTTACAGCATATACTACTATTTCACCAAGCTCAATGTTGACGGGTTTATCTCTGCCCTTTTATTCTTCGGCTATACGCTATTGGGATGCCTGGCTTATGGACTTGTCACAGGCGCCATTGGTTTCTTATCGTCGTATGTTTTCGTCTTCCGCATCTATAATGCAATCAAAGCAGACTAA